CAGACGGGCTGCATCAGCCACAGCGCCTACTGGCGCGTGAAGGATTATTGCAAGCGCACGGGCAAGCGCTGCGTCTTCATCGACAACCCCAGCATCTCCAGCCTGGCGCGCGGCTTGCAGGAAGTGAGCGGCGAGATGGACACGGCGCCGCTGGCTGCGATCCAGCCATAAGCAATCGCTGCTGCATTAATACACGTCGCGCCGGTAGCGCCCTTCGGCCGCCAGCGCGTCGAGCGCAGGCCGGCCCAGTATCTCCTGCAGGGCCTGGTCTACACCGCCCGCCATGCCGGCCAGGCTGCCGCAGATATAGATGGCCGCGCCCTGCTCCAGCCACAGCTTGACTTCATCGGCATTGCCGCGCAGGCGGTCCTGCACGTAGGTGCGCTCCGTCTGGTCGCGCGAAAACGCCAGGTCCAGGCGCGGCAGGTCGCCGCTGGCATGCCAGCCTTCAATCTCTTCGCGATAATGAAAATCGTGGGCCAGGTTGCGCTCGCCAAAGATCAGCCAGTTGCGCCGCTGCCCTGCCAGCACGCGGCTCTTCAGGTGGCCGCGCAGACCGGCGATGCCGCTGCCGTTGCCGATCAAAATCAATGGCCGCTGGGCATTGTCTTCCAGCCGGAAGCGTTTATGCTGGCGCAAGCGCAGTTGCACCACGTCGCCCACCTTGGCCTGCGCCGTGAGCCAGCCCGAGGCCCGGCCCAGGCTGCCGTCGGGATGCGCATGCTGGCGCACCAGCAAGTGCACGCCGCCATCGCGCGGAATCGAAGCGATCGAATATTCGCGCGGCTGCGAGGGGTCGGCGGGCGCCGTCACCTGCACCAGGTCGCCCGACTGCCAGTCAGGCAAGCTGCCGGCCACGGGCGCCAGTTCCACGTGATAGATGGCGCCGCCCGCGCTGCCCGGGTTGAGCAGCTGCCTGTGCGTCAGGCGCCAGTCGCCGAAGGCGGGCGCGCTCCAGTCGGGCGCGTCGCTGGTGCCGGCCAGGTGACTCAGATGCTGGAACCATTGCTCGATGCTGACGCTGGCGCTGCGGTCGACTTCGATGCGCTCGAACAGGCGCGAGGCGCCCTGCGCCGCCAGCCAGGCATCGAGCGCGCGGCCGAAACCGCAAAACTGGCCATAGCTGCGGTCGCCCAGGGCCAGCACGGCGTAATGCAATTGCGGCAGCGCCAGCCCGCCCGTCATCAGGCGGCCCATGAAGGCGGCCGCATTGTCGGGCGCATCGCCTTCGCCATAGGTGCTGACTAAAAACAGAGTCCGTTCGGCTTGTTGCAGATCAACGGCCGTGACTTCGGCCAGCGCGCACAGGCGCACGGGGATGCCGGCCAGTTGCAGGCTCTGCGCCGTTTGCGTGGCCAGTTCCTCGGCATTGCCCGTCTGGCTTGCATACGCCACCAGCCAGGCGGGACTGTTTGCCAGCGCCGCCTTGGCGGCGGCGGACGCGCGGCGCCTGGCGCGCGCGCGCAACCAAGGCGCCAGGCACACGCCCGCGTAGCTGAGGGACAGGGCCGCCAGCAAGGCCAGCCGCGTCGTATCGTGCGTAAAAATCATGGAATTAATCGTTCATTCGTCGAGCATGGCCAGCATGTGGCTGCTCAGCGTTTCGTGAAAGCCAGAGCCGTCGCGCTGCAGGAAGCGCGCGGCCAGGCCCTGCTCTTCGGCCAGCGCCATGCCGGCCTCGGCACCGAGCACGGTCAGGGCCGTCGACCAGGCGTCGGCCGCCATGCATTGCTCATGCACGACGGTGACGGAAGCGAGTTGATTGGCGATCGGCATGCCGCTGCGCGGATCGATGGTGTGTGAGAAACGCGCCGTGCCGTCCTGGAAGAAACGCCGGTAGTCGCCCGACGTGGCCACGGACAAGCCGTGCAGCGCCAGCAGCATTTCCGGCGGATGTAGATCCGCGTAGGCGCCATCGACCTGTTCCAGCATCACCCACCACGGCTGGCCGTCGGGCTTGCTGCCGGCGCCGCGCAGCTCGCCGCCCACTTCGACCAGGTAATGGCCGATGCCCTGCCTGTCCAGATAGCGCGCCAGGCGATCCACGCCATACCCCTTGGCGATGGCCGATAAATCGAGCTGCAAGCCGCCCGGCTGACGCGCGCGGCGGGCCGGCAAGTCCAGCTCCAGGCGGCGGCGCTGGCGCTGCGACAGCAGCAAGGCCACCGTCTCTTTGTTCGGCGGCAGGAAACCGGGCTCGTCGTAGCGATGGCGGGGGCCGAAGCCCCACAGGTTGACGAGGACGCCCGCACACGGGTCGTATGCGCCACCGGACGCCTGCGACACGTGCATGGCAAAGCCCAGCACCTCGCAAAAGGCGGCGGGCAGGCTGTGCCAGCTGCCGGGTTCGGCCCGGTTGAAGCGGCCCAGGTCGGACTCATCGCTCCAGTGACTCATTTGCGCCACGACCAGGTCCAGCTGCTGCTGCAAGCCCTGCTGCAGGTCGGCGCTGCCGGCGCGTCCCGGCATGGCGGACTCGAGCAGGCGCACCGACCAGCTGGTGCCCATGGTCAAGCCACGCAAGTCCCGGATCGCGGCGCCGGGCGGCGCGGCCTGATCGGAAATATGCTGCGGCAGCAGGACCCGGCGCATCGGCGAGCTCGTGACGATGCCGCCGCTTACTGCGGCAGCACTTCCACGGTGGCCGCGTAGGTCATGCGGCGCTCCGGCATGGCTGGCGGCTGGCCGGCCACGGCCGGGGCGGCCGCTGGCCAGGTGCTGCTCAGGTAATACATGCCGGCGGCCGGCACGGTGAACGTGATCTCGCCCTTGGCATCGGTGCTCTGGCGGATTTCCCCCAGCACGCCACGGTAGCGCACGCCGCCCGGCACCAGGCTGAAGGCCTGATTCGCGGCCGGCTTGCCGTCGATCAGGAAGCGCCACGTGGCTTTTTCGCCCGCGCGCAAGTCGTTCGGATGGGTCACCGGCACGAATTCCAGGCCCACGCCCGTCGGCTTGAACACTTCCGTGCTGGTTTCGCCATTGCTGAAGAAAGTTTCCAGCCGCGCTGCCGTGCGCGTGATTTTCAGCTCTTGCGCGTCGGCCGGCACTTCCTTCTTGAACGTCTCTTCATTGCCGCGGAAACGCTTCTGCTCGCCATTGAGCTTGTAGCTGCCCATCACGTTTTGCGACACGATGGCCGCTTTATACGTGCCCGGCTTTTCCATTTTTACGTCGAAGACGCTGCGCAAACGGCCCGTGAGCGTATTCGCCGGCGCCACTTTCGCGCCATCGGGGCCGGTCACTTGCAGCGCATCCAGGCGCAGCGGCTGGTGGTCGATCTCGAACAGGCCGTCGGAGACGGCAGCGTCCACCGTCACCCAGGCGTCCTTGCTTTCCACCATCGTGCTCGATGGCACCATCCAGCCCCGGTGGGCGTGGGCATTCATGGCCAGGCCGGCCAGCGCCAGGGCGATCAGCGGTTTATTCAGTTGCTTCAACATGGTAGAGGCGCCTTAAGGTTTGAGTTGGACGACGACATTGCCGAGTTCTTCCTTGCCCTTGCCAGGAACGGACTGGGCCGATTTCAGCGGCCACTGGAACGGCACGCGCACCAGTTCGCGTCCGCCCGCTTCGCGTGCCGCTTCCACCACCACCTGGTATTCGCCGGCCGGCAGCTTGTCGAGCAAGGCCTTGGCGCCAGGGAAAGTCAGGGTATGTTCGCCCGGCGCGCGCGTGGCGCCGCTGACGCCGTCCACTGGCATGGCCAGGTCGCGGCCGCTCTTGCGCCACCATTGACGCATGTCCTTCAGCCATTTTTCGCCCGCCTTGTCCTTCTTTTTCACGTCATACAGCACAGCCAGATTGCCAACGACCTTTTGATCGGCCGTTTCCAGCCACGCCGCCACGTAGGGGCGGTGGTATTCCGCCACGTTCAGTTGCGGGATTTCAAGCTTCAGGGACAGGTCGGCAGCCATCGCCGACGTACCGATCAGGGGAAGGCCAAGCGCCAGGGAGTAGCGTAATTTCATGGTGTGCCTGTAAAAAGGAAAAATAAAAACATCAGTGGATAAACAGCAAGGCGATCGCGCAAGGTATCAGAATGCCGAGGCCAACCATCGGCCACGTAAATGGCCGGTTGGCCGCGTGGAACTTCAAAATCAATAGCCCCGTCAGGCAAAACACGATGCAGGCGCCGGCAAAGATGTCGATGAACCAGCTCCAGGCGACGCCCGTGTTGCGGCCCTTGTGCACGTCGTTGAGCCAGGACACCCAGCCCCGGTCCGTCAATTCATATTCGGCGGCCCCGTCTTCCAGGCCGATGCGCACCCAGGCGTCGCCGCCTGCCTTGGGCAACGGCAAATACACTTCGTCGATCGACCATTCGGCGGGACGCCCGCCCGCGTTGAGCGACCACTGCTGCTTGAGCCAGGTTTCCGCGGCGGCCGGCATCGGTGCATTGGCGCCGTCATGCCCGGTGGCAAAGGCGGCCAGTTCCGTGACGAGGGGCGCCGGCAACTGCGCCTTCTGGCGCGTGATCGACGGTTTCGACTCGATCTGACCGGCGTGGTTCAGGGTGATGCCGGTGATGGCGAACAAAAACATGCCCAGCAAACAAAGTGCCGAGCTGATCCAGTGCCATTGATGCAAGTTCTTCAGCCAGACGGCGCGGCTGGCGTTGTTCCTGGCCTTGTCGGCGGCGCCCGCACTATGCATGCTCCGCTCCCGGCAAGGGGCGGGCCAGCTGGCGCGACAAGTCAGTGTGCTTCATTCCCATCCTTCAATCAGAGTGCATGCCGATATTTCAAACAAATGATAATGATTATCATTTATTAAGTCAAGACATGGGGCGCCCCGCCGGGCCGGCGTTTTGTAACAGCTTTGAAACAAAGCACCGCTGCTACGTAAGCTGCCGTACAGAGCCGCATACAGCAAGCGCCTATGCTTGTTGTTCAGGACAACCAACAAGGGAGCACCCATGCAATCGTATTCCAGCGAACAACTGGCCAGCATCGCGGCCAAGATCAAGGACGTCAAATTCGGCATGCTGACCACCAGCGACGACATGCGCACCCTCACCAGCCGGCCGCTGACGCAGCAGCAGGTCGATAACGAAGGGCAGATCTGGTTCTTTGTTTCCGACGAGGCCAACTATACGCGCGACTTGCTGAACAATCCGCAAGTCAATGTCAGCTTCGTCGACACGGGCGACAGCCTGTATGTATCCGTCTGCGGCCACGCGCAGCTGCTGAAAGACCGCGCCAAGGCGGAGGAATTGTGGAATCCGCTCGTGAAAGCCTGGTTCCCGGGCGGGCTCGACGATCCGAAGCTGTCGCTGATCAAGGTGACGATCCAGTCGGCCGAGTATTGGGATAGCAGCGCCAGCAAGATGATGCAATTCTATGAAATGGCCAAGGCCGCCATCACGGGCGAGCCGCCGAAAGACATGGGCGAACACGGCCGGGTCGATCTGTAGCAGATTTACCCTATTTTACCCGGGTAATATTGACTTTCTATTTAACCCGGGTAAAATTGCCTGCATTCCCCATGGAGGCAAGACATGCATACCCCCGCACCACCTCAGCTCACCGCCTTTGCCGGCAAGCGAAAAGTCGCCGCCGGCCCTTTACATGCGCTTGCGCAAACACTGAAGGAACTGGTGACGCGCGATCCCGATGCGCAGATCCTGATTTTCGACGATGCCAGCGGCAGCCAGGTCGACCTGAACCTGCACGGCAGCCTGGCCGACGTGCTGCAGCGCCTGCCTCGCGCGGCAACGCCGGCGCCGCAGGACGACGCTCCCGCCCCGGCGCGCACGGCAGGCCGCCCGAAGCTGGGCGTCGTGGCGCGCGAAATCACTTTGCTGCCCCGTCACTGGGAATGGCTGGCGACGCAGCCGGGCGGCGCTTCCGTCGCCTTGCGCAAACTGGTGGAACACGCGCAGCGCGGCAACAAGCTGCACGATGAGCAGCGCCAGGCACGCGAAGCGGCCTATAAAGTCATGAATGCGCTGGCCGGCGATGCGCCAGGCTTCGAGGAAGCAAGCCGCGCCCTGTTCGCCGGCAAGCAAGCAGCGTTTCTCGCATGCGTACAGGAATGGCCAGCGGACGTGCGCGAACACGTCTTGCAGCTGGCCCGGCGCGCGTGGCTTGAGAGTGAAGAAAGTTAGGCGGCCAGATCAGACGCCCGTACTGCCCGTGGTGTCGGGCGCATCGTCGGCGCTCTGCCGGCTCTGCCCGGCGGAGCCGGACTGGTGATGGGGCAGGCGGTCGGCGCGCCGCACCTCGCCGATGGAAAACAGATCGTCGCCGATATCGAGCCCTTGCTCGCTATCGACCAGCACAAAGTTCTCGGCAGAATCGGCCGTACTTTGCTTGTTGCCTGCCACGGACGGCGTGCCGCCCTGGCTATTGCCGGCTTGCGGCGTGGTGGAGTTGCCCATCATCTTCTCCCTGATCGTGAGTGCGATTTGACTGCGTTGACTGCGTGTCGGCCGTGGCCGGCGCAGCTATTTCATCATAGTCCATGCCTGCTGCGTTGCATCAAAATTTTGCGGCAGCCAAATAAGCGTGGCCCTGACCAGCGGCGTGCCTGCTTCCCGCTGGCCAGAGCCACTTGCAACTTGCTACTCAGCTGGCGCTACTTGTTGCGCGACCCGGAGCTGGAACCGGACCCGGAACCGCCGCTTTGCTTGTTGCCACTGTCACGGTTGCCCTCCTGGTTCATGCTGGCGTTATCGCGCGAACCGCTGGAGCTGGAGGCGCTTTGCCGGTTGGCATCGTTCTTGTGGCTTTGGCTGCCTGCGCGGCGGGCCTCTTCCGACGTGAATTCATGGGCCGTGCCTTTTTCATGCGCGGCACGTCCGCCTTCGCTGGCGATTTCGCGCTGCTGGGCGGGGTCCATGGAAGCGAAACCCCGC
This window of the Janthinobacterium agaricidamnosum genome carries:
- a CDS encoding sulfite reductase subunit alpha → MIFTHDTTRLALLAALSLSYAGVCLAPWLRARARRRASAAAKAALANSPAWLVAYASQTGNAEELATQTAQSLQLAGIPVRLCALAEVTAVDLQQAERTLFLVSTYGEGDAPDNAAAFMGRLMTGGLALPQLHYAVLALGDRSYGQFCGFGRALDAWLAAQGASRLFERIEVDRSASVSIEQWFQHLSHLAGTSDAPDWSAPAFGDWRLTHRQLLNPGSAGGAIYHVELAPVAGSLPDWQSGDLVQVTAPADPSQPREYSIASIPRDGGVHLLVRQHAHPDGSLGRASGWLTAQAKVGDVVQLRLRQHKRFRLEDNAQRPLILIGNGSGIAGLRGHLKSRVLAGQRRNWLIFGERNLAHDFHYREEIEGWHASGDLPRLDLAFSRDQTERTYVQDRLRGNADEVKLWLEQGAAIYICGSLAGMAGGVDQALQEILGRPALDALAAEGRYRRDVY
- a CDS encoding FAD:protein FMN transferase → MRRVLLPQHISDQAAPPGAAIRDLRGLTMGTSWSVRLLESAMPGRAGSADLQQGLQQQLDLVVAQMSHWSDESDLGRFNRAEPGSWHSLPAAFCEVLGFAMHVSQASGGAYDPCAGVLVNLWGFGPRHRYDEPGFLPPNKETVALLLSQRQRRRLELDLPARRARQPGGLQLDLSAIAKGYGVDRLARYLDRQGIGHYLVEVGGELRGAGSKPDGQPWWVMLEQVDGAYADLHPPEMLLALHGLSVATSGDYRRFFQDGTARFSHTIDPRSGMPIANQLASVTVVHEQCMAADAWSTALTVLGAEAGMALAEEQGLAARFLQRDGSGFHETLSSHMLAMLDE
- a CDS encoding DUF4198 domain-containing protein, whose translation is MLKQLNKPLIALALAGLAMNAHAHRGWMVPSSTMVESKDAWVTVDAAVSDGLFEIDHQPLRLDALQVTGPDGAKVAPANTLTGRLRSVFDVKMEKPGTYKAAIVSQNVMGSYKLNGEQKRFRGNEETFKKEVPADAQELKITRTAARLETFFSNGETSTEVFKPTGVGLEFVPVTHPNDLRAGEKATWRFLIDGKPAANQAFSLVPGGVRYRGVLGEIRQSTDAKGEITFTVPAAGMYYLSSTWPAAAPAVAGQPPAMPERRMTYAATVEVLPQ
- a CDS encoding DUF2271 domain-containing protein, coding for MKLRYSLALGLPLIGTSAMAADLSLKLEIPQLNVAEYHRPYVAAWLETADQKVVGNLAVLYDVKKKDKAGEKWLKDMRQWWRKSGRDLAMPVDGVSGATRAPGEHTLTFPGAKALLDKLPAGEYQVVVEAAREAGGRELVRVPFQWPLKSAQSVPGKGKEELGNVVVQLKP
- a CDS encoding PepSY-associated TM helix domain-containing protein, whose translation is MHSAGAADKARNNASRAVWLKNLHQWHWISSALCLLGMFLFAITGITLNHAGQIESKPSITRQKAQLPAPLVTELAAFATGHDGANAPMPAAAETWLKQQWSLNAGGRPAEWSIDEVYLPLPKAGGDAWVRIGLEDGAAEYELTDRGWVSWLNDVHKGRNTGVAWSWFIDIFAGACIVFCLTGLLILKFHAANRPFTWPMVGLGILIPCAIALLFIH
- a CDS encoding pyridoxamine 5'-phosphate oxidase family protein, yielding MQSYSSEQLASIAAKIKDVKFGMLTTSDDMRTLTSRPLTQQQVDNEGQIWFFVSDEANYTRDLLNNPQVNVSFVDTGDSLYVSVCGHAQLLKDRAKAEELWNPLVKAWFPGGLDDPKLSLIKVTIQSAEYWDSSASKMMQFYEMAKAAITGEPPKDMGEHGRVDL
- a CDS encoding DUF2239 family protein, giving the protein MHTPAPPQLTAFAGKRKVAAGPLHALAQTLKELVTRDPDAQILIFDDASGSQVDLNLHGSLADVLQRLPRAATPAPQDDAPAPARTAGRPKLGVVAREITLLPRHWEWLATQPGGASVALRKLVEHAQRGNKLHDEQRQAREAAYKVMNALAGDAPGFEEASRALFAGKQAAFLACVQEWPADVREHVLQLARRAWLESEES
- a CDS encoding KGG domain-containing protein; the protein is MATSSDNKQQGSKTSSSSSSSGGSGGSKQSDTSKRGFASMDPAQQREIASEGGRAAHEKGTAHEFTSEEARRAGSQSHKNDANRQSASSSSGSRDNASMNQEGNRDSGNKQSGGSGSGSSSGSRNK